Part of the bacterium genome is shown below.
AGATCGCCATCAGGAGCGCCGACATCTGGTAGTCCGCGACGCTGCCCGAGGTGTAGCCCTCGACCGCGAACGCGATCTCGCGCTCGTCCAGGGCGCCGCCGCGCTTCTTGCGCTCGATGATCTCGACGATGTTCACGGGTCGTCTCCGTTCAGGGGGCTTCGCCGGGGGTGAAGTTGTCGAAGGGGCGGGGCAGCAGCTCGGACAGGCGGAAGGTCTCGACGTCGCCGCCGCGGCCGGCGAGGTGGATCACCAGGTCGGGGGCGAACTCCTGCAGCACCTGGCGGCAGGCGCCGCAGGGCGGCGTCGGCCGGTCGGTGTCGGTGACCACCGCCGCCGCGACGAAGTCCCGGCAGCCCTCGCTCACGGCCTTGAAGACGGCGACGCGCTCCGCGCAGATGCTCAGGCCGTAGCTGGCGTTCTCGACGTTGGTGCCCGCGTGCACGCGCCCGTCGGCGCCGAGCAGCGCGGCCCCGACCCGGAAGTGCGAGTAGGGCGAATGGCTGCGCGCCATCGCCTCGCGCGCGGCCGTCACCAGCCGCTGCTGGACCTCGAGCGTCACGTCTGCCTCCCCGCCGCGGCGCGGACCGCCGCCAGGAAACTGTTCCCGAGAACGGGCGCCGGCAGGCCGAAGTACTCGGCCAGGGTCGCCCCGAGATCGCCGAAGGTGGGCCGCGTGCCGAGGTCGGCGCCGGCTGCGACAACCTCGTCGTGGGACCCGCCCAGCGTCGCCAGCAGCGGCACGTACTCCCGCGAGTGGTCCGAGCTGGCCGTCGTCGGGTCGTTGCCGTGGTCGGCGGTCAGCAGCAGCAGGTCGCCGTCGCGCAGGACCGGCAGGAAGCCGCCCAGCCAGCGGTCGAAGGCCTCGAGGTCGCGCGCCATGCCGACGGGGTCGTTGCGGTGGCCCCACAGCATGTCGAAGTCCACGAGGTTCAGCAGGATCAGCGACGGGCCGGCGCCGACGTCCGCGTACAGCGCGGCCAGCGCCGCCATGCCCTCGGCGTTGGACTTCGAGACGATCTTCGCGGTCACGCCCTTGTGGGCGTAGAGGTCGGAGATCTTGCCGATGGCGCGCACCGCGACGCCGGCCGCCGCCAGCTGCGGCAGCAGCAGCTCGTCCGGCGGCACGACCGAGTAGTCGTGCCGGTTCGGCGTGCGCCGGTAGTCGCCGGCGGCGCCCAGGAAGGGGCGCGCGATCACCCGGCTGACCTCGTGGGGCGGCACGAGCAGGCGGCGGGCCACCTCGCAGACGCGGTAGAGCTCCGCCAGCGGCACGACCGACTCGTGGGCCGCGATCTGGAAGACCGAGTCGGCCGAGGTGTAGACGATGAGCTTGCCGGTGGCGACGTGCTCGTCACCCAGTTCCTTGATGATCTCGGTGCCGGACGCCGGCTTGTTGCCCAGGACGCCGTAGCCCGTCGCGGCGGTGAAGGCCGCCAGCACGTCGGCGGGGAAGCCGTCGGGGTAGGTCGGGTAGGGCCGCGCGGTGACGACCCCCATCAGCTCCCAGTGGCCGGTGGTGCTGTCCTTGCCCTTGGACACCTCGGCCATGCGCCCCCAGCAGCCGCGGGGCGCCGCCGCCGGCGGCACGCCCGCGACGGCGTGCAGGTTGCCCAGGCCGAGCGAGCCGAGGACCGGCAGGGCCAGCCCGCCCACGGCGGAGGCGGTGTGGCCGAGGGTGTCGTGGCCGACGTCGCCGTACTCGGCGGCGTCGGGCAGCGCGCCCACGCCGACGCCGTCCAGGATGATCACGATGGCGATGCCCACGCGGTGCGGCCTCCTGTTGCGGGTGCGT
Proteins encoded:
- the cdd gene encoding cytidine deaminase; this translates as MTLEVQQRLVTAAREAMARSHSPYSHFRVGAALLGADGRVHAGTNVENASYGLSICAERVAVFKAVSEGCRDFVAAAVVTDTDRPTPPCGACRQVLQEFAPDLVIHLAGRGGDVETFRLSELLPRPFDNFTPGEAP
- a CDS encoding phosphopentomutase, whose protein sequence is MGIAIVIILDGVGVGALPDAAEYGDVGHDTLGHTASAVGGLALPVLGSLGLGNLHAVAGVPPAAAPRGCWGRMAEVSKGKDSTTGHWELMGVVTARPYPTYPDGFPADVLAAFTAATGYGVLGNKPASGTEIIKELGDEHVATGKLIVYTSADSVFQIAAHESVVPLAELYRVCEVARRLLVPPHEVSRVIARPFLGAAGDYRRTPNRHDYSVVPPDELLLPQLAAAGVAVRAIGKISDLYAHKGVTAKIVSKSNAEGMAALAALYADVGAGPSLILLNLVDFDMLWGHRNDPVGMARDLEAFDRWLGGFLPVLRDGDLLLLTADHGNDPTTASSDHSREYVPLLATLGGSHDEVVAAGADLGTRPTFGDLGATLAEYFGLPAPVLGNSFLAAVRAAAGRQT